A genomic stretch from Haemophilus parainfluenzae ATCC 33392 includes:
- a CDS encoding hydrogenase 4 subunit F has translation MYEQWIIALLIAPLAISLASFACGVTKARTICTALHVTGLILMLAFALQIINGVLTQGEISALNNWVYIDSLSAIFLGLIAIVGTLAGIYSIGYISTEYREGHLDLKTYCNYYGFLHLFFFTMIISVITNNVILMWAAIEATTLSSAFLVGTYKQKTSLEAAWKYIIICSVGVAFGLYGTILTFSNGTNLLADPSQAIFWTEINQQAAGLNPMLMYLAFAFILVGFGTKCGLFPMHTWLSDAHSEAPSPVSAILSAVLLNCAMSVVLRYYILVSKAVGSTYPQTLLLVFGLLSVLVAALFIIVQFDIKRLLAYSSIENMGLISFAFGLGGPIGVFAGLLHTINHSLAKTLLFCASGNILLKYKTRDMNQVRGLWRVAPMTAVLFAGGALALGGIPPFNVFVSEFSIAVAGIYAGKTWLMVFCLILLTIVLAGLSLMVLKTVLGKQPDNVEVGDVNKVSLVAMAILLLFMFIMGIHIAEPILQLLKSAVGIVLGSEQVSFGEMLVLPWQSLAQ, from the coding sequence ATGTATGAACAATGGATAATCGCGTTATTAATCGCACCTTTAGCAATATCACTTGCCAGTTTCGCTTGTGGCGTGACAAAAGCACGGACAATTTGTACCGCACTTCATGTTACAGGTTTGATTTTGATGTTAGCATTTGCCTTACAAATTATTAATGGCGTGCTAACTCAGGGGGAAATCAGTGCATTAAATAACTGGGTTTACATCGACAGTCTATCTGCTATTTTCTTAGGTCTTATCGCTATTGTCGGAACGTTAGCCGGTATTTATTCTATCGGTTACATTAGTACTGAATATCGCGAAGGGCATCTTGATTTGAAAACATACTGCAATTATTACGGCTTTTTGCATTTGTTTTTCTTCACCATGATCATTTCTGTGATCACCAATAATGTGATTTTGATGTGGGCAGCCATTGAAGCAACCACATTAAGTTCAGCATTCTTGGTCGGTACATACAAACAAAAAACCTCTCTTGAGGCTGCATGGAAATACATCATTATTTGTTCAGTTGGGGTGGCGTTTGGATTGTATGGCACAATTTTAACGTTCTCTAATGGAACAAATCTTTTAGCTGATCCAAGCCAAGCTATTTTCTGGACAGAAATCAATCAACAGGCAGCAGGTTTAAATCCAATGCTCATGTATCTTGCTTTTGCCTTTATTTTGGTCGGGTTTGGTACTAAATGTGGTTTATTTCCAATGCATACTTGGTTATCTGATGCACACAGTGAGGCTCCAAGTCCTGTGAGTGCGATTTTATCAGCGGTATTATTGAACTGTGCCATGTCGGTGGTATTGCGTTATTACATATTAGTTTCTAAAGCAGTTGGTTCTACATACCCTCAAACCTTGTTGTTAGTATTTGGTTTACTTTCTGTATTAGTCGCGGCGTTGTTTATTATCGTTCAATTCGACATCAAACGTTTATTGGCATACTCCAGTATTGAAAACATGGGTTTAATCAGCTTTGCTTTTGGTTTAGGTGGTCCAATAGGCGTATTTGCTGGGTTATTACATACCATTAACCATAGCTTAGCGAAAACCTTGCTGTTCTGTGCTTCTGGTAACATTTTATTGAAATACAAAACCCGTGATATGAACCAAGTACGTGGTTTATGGCGTGTGGCACCCATGACAGCGGTATTATTTGCCGGTGGTGCATTAGCACTAGGTGGTATTCCACCATTTAACGTATTCGTCAGTGAATTCAGTATTGCTGTTGCGGGTATTTACGCAGGTAAAACTTGGTTAATGGTATTCTGTTTAATTTTACTTACTATCGTGTTAGCTGGATTGTCTTTAATGGTATTAAAAACTGTATTAGGTAAACAACCTGATAATGTTGAAGTGGGGGATGTGAACAAAGTTTCACTCGTGGCGATGGCAATTTTATTGTTATTCATGTTTATTATGGGTATTCATATTGCCGAACCAATTTTGCAGTTATTAAAAAGTGCGGTCGGAATTGTACTCGGATCTGAACAAGTGTCCTTTGGTGAAATGTTAGTTTTACCTTGGCAAAGTTTAGCGCAATGA
- a CDS encoding respiratory chain complex I subunit 1 family protein, with the protein MITLPSEIATSAGMFVFAIVQALILLVLAPLFSGISRMIRARIQSRRGPGVLQDYRDIAKLMKRQNIWPDNAGWVSKVMPYVLISTVMVVAMSLPLFTRVAPFGAGSDLITVIYLFALFRFFFSIAGLDSNSTFSSLGASREVTLGVLVEPILMLAFLVIALIAGSTNFAVIGNALSENTWQYPIATVIAIAAAFFAVFIEMGKIPFDLAEAEQELQEGPLTEYSGPALALLKAGLSLKSMVVASIFVSVLLPFGIPTEMSLSAVILGGVLFFVKLLVVFVLACVFENTLSRTRFMLTGRLTVVGFGISVLAFVFYFTGL; encoded by the coding sequence ATGATTACGTTACCTTCAGAAATTGCAACATCTGCCGGAATGTTTGTATTTGCCATTGTGCAAGCCTTGATTTTGCTTGTCCTTGCACCGTTATTTTCCGGTATTTCACGTATGATCCGTGCGCGTATTCAATCTCGTCGCGGTCCTGGCGTGTTACAAGATTATCGCGATATTGCGAAATTAATGAAACGTCAAAACATTTGGCCTGACAATGCGGGTTGGGTTTCTAAAGTGATGCCTTATGTGCTAATTAGTACCGTGATGGTAGTCGCCATGAGTTTGCCTTTATTTACTCGTGTTGCACCATTTGGCGCTGGCAGTGATTTAATCACCGTGATTTACTTATTCGCCTTGTTCCGTTTCTTCTTTTCAATTGCGGGTTTGGATTCAAACAGCACATTCTCAAGTTTAGGAGCAAGTCGTGAAGTCACATTAGGTGTCTTGGTAGAGCCAATTCTCATGTTGGCATTCCTTGTCATTGCGTTAATTGCCGGTTCAACCAATTTTGCAGTTATTGGTAATGCACTTTCCGAAAACACTTGGCAATATCCAATTGCGACAGTGATTGCTATCGCTGCAGCATTCTTCGCCGTATTTATTGAAATGGGTAAAATTCCATTTGATTTGGCAGAAGCAGAACAAGAATTACAAGAAGGTCCATTGACTGAATACTCTGGTCCGGCACTTGCCTTATTAAAAGCCGGCTTAAGCTTAAAATCAATGGTTGTAGCATCTATCTTTGTGAGCGTGTTGCTTCCGTTTGGTATCCCGACAGAGATGAGCTTAAGTGCGGTCATTTTAGGCGGCGTTTTATTCTTCGTGAAATTATTAGTGGTGTTCGTATTGGCTTGTGTTTTTGAAAACACACTTTCTCGTACCCGCTTTATGTTAACAGGACGTTTAACCGTGGTCGGCTTCGGCATTTCTGTGTTAGCGTTTGTATTTTACTTCACTGGGTTGTAA
- a CDS encoding hydrogenase 4 subunit D, whose translation MERLALITIILPFVGAFIVGLNKKHFAQIATVFAALATLGTLLVAGQWFADGHQSVTYDIVAFDKTAIFGVTLDAVSTLIAFAVVALGFLICLYSCGYLTDKNREHPHNGLPRFYAFLLIFIGAMAGLVYSSTLAGQLLFFEITGGCSWALISYYQTPKAQAAAMKALIITHMGAIGLYIAAAYLFSQSGTFSITALEHLDPSAKTIVLFGVMFAAWGKSAQLPMQIWLPNAMEAPTPVSAYLHAASMVKVGVYIFARSVMSAGEIPHIVGEVGIIMAMITLIYGFLMYLPQTDLKRLLAYSTITQLSYIFIGISLAALGSKLAFVAAISYIFNHAFAKSLFFLVAGSLSYATGTRSMPLLQGIMRTMPVVGAGFGVAALAIAGVPPFNGFFSKYPLFAAGFELGHEYGWITWLMVLALVESTATFVWLLYKFGQCVIGKPSEAVANAQPIPFSMRFVLVVLMVMSVVSSFIAAYWLGLAG comes from the coding sequence ATGGAACGTTTAGCTCTGATTACAATCATTTTACCTTTCGTAGGGGCGTTTATTGTCGGTTTGAACAAAAAACACTTTGCTCAAATTGCTACAGTATTTGCTGCGCTTGCTACGTTGGGAACCTTGTTAGTTGCAGGACAATGGTTTGCCGATGGCCATCAAAGTGTTACTTATGACATCGTTGCTTTTGATAAAACCGCGATCTTTGGTGTAACGCTTGATGCAGTCAGTACATTAATTGCTTTTGCTGTTGTAGCCTTAGGTTTCTTAATCTGCTTATATTCTTGCGGCTATTTAACCGATAAAAACCGTGAACATCCACATAATGGGTTACCACGTTTTTATGCATTCTTGCTCATTTTTATCGGTGCCATGGCAGGCTTGGTCTATTCCTCAACTTTAGCAGGACAATTATTGTTCTTCGAAATTACTGGGGGATGTTCTTGGGCATTAATCAGTTATTACCAAACACCAAAAGCTCAAGCAGCCGCAATGAAAGCCTTGATTATCACCCACATGGGGGCAATTGGGTTATATATTGCCGCAGCTTATTTATTCAGCCAATCAGGTACTTTCTCTATCACTGCGTTAGAACATTTAGACCCGAGTGCGAAAACCATCGTGTTATTCGGTGTGATGTTTGCTGCGTGGGGGAAATCAGCACAATTACCAATGCAAATTTGGTTGCCGAATGCGATGGAAGCTCCAACACCGGTGAGTGCGTATTTGCACGCTGCATCAATGGTAAAAGTTGGGGTGTATATCTTCGCTCGTTCAGTTATGTCTGCTGGTGAGATTCCACATATTGTGGGCGAAGTCGGCATCATCATGGCGATGATTACCTTAATTTATGGCTTCTTGATGTACTTGCCGCAAACTGACTTAAAACGTTTATTGGCGTATTCAACAATTACCCAACTTTCTTATATTTTCATTGGGATTTCTCTTGCTGCATTAGGCTCTAAATTGGCCTTTGTGGCAGCGATTAGCTACATCTTCAACCATGCTTTCGCGAAAAGCTTATTCTTCTTGGTCGCAGGTTCATTAAGTTATGCGACAGGAACTCGTTCTATGCCATTACTACAAGGTATTATGCGTACAATGCCAGTGGTAGGGGCAGGATTTGGCGTAGCCGCGTTAGCGATTGCCGGGGTGCCACCGTTTAACGGATTCTTCAGTAAATATCCATTATTTGCGGCCGGATTTGAATTAGGGCATGAATATGGCTGGATTACTTGGTTAATGGTGCTTGCTTTAGTTGAATCTACCGCGACATTCGTATGGTTGTTGTATAAATTCGGACAATGTGTCATCGGTAAACCATCAGAAGCGGTTGCCAATGCACAACCTATACCATTCTCTATGCGTTTCGTGTTAGTTGTATTAATGGTGATGTCCGTGGTGTCCAGTTTTATCGCCGCATATTGGTTAGGTTTGGCTGGTTAG
- the hyfE gene encoding hydrogenase 4 membrane subunit has product MLMINGLACLLIITSLCVIMVRTAKKAALFYSLQSLVLVLLFVYLANEMQAHELYMWSISAFITKVLLVPAILIYAMKKVDESQTPAGINVAWLIPITAVIVTLCYFVVVPIDLPLVAHLKPALSVSLSHFLLGLVCIVSQRNIVKQVFGYCLMENGSHLTLALLANKAPELVEIGIATDAIFAVIIMVVLVNKIYRTFHSLDAKQLMSLKG; this is encoded by the coding sequence ATGTTAATGATAAATGGACTTGCGTGTTTACTCATTATTACCTCTCTTTGCGTAATTATGGTTCGAACCGCCAAAAAAGCTGCGTTATTTTACAGTTTGCAATCGTTGGTATTGGTATTGTTGTTTGTCTATCTTGCCAATGAAATGCAAGCCCATGAACTTTATATGTGGTCAATTAGCGCATTTATTACCAAAGTGCTTTTGGTACCAGCGATTTTAATCTATGCGATGAAAAAAGTTGATGAAAGTCAAACTCCGGCCGGAATAAATGTCGCTTGGTTGATCCCGATCACAGCAGTGATAGTTACATTGTGCTACTTTGTTGTTGTCCCAATCGATTTACCGTTGGTTGCACATCTTAAACCAGCATTATCAGTGTCATTAAGTCACTTCTTATTAGGTTTAGTGTGCATTGTTAGCCAACGCAATATCGTAAAACAAGTGTTCGGTTATTGTTTGATGGAAAACGGTTCTCATCTCACATTAGCCTTACTGGCAAACAAAGCACCTGAGTTAGTGGAAATCGGAATTGCCACAGATGCTATCTTTGCCGTCATCATAATGGTGGTATTGGTAAACAAAATTTACCGTACATTCCATTCATTAGATGCAAAACAACTTATGAGTTTGAAGGGGTAA